From Schizosaccharomyces pombe strain 972h- genome assembly, chromosome: II, the proteins below share one genomic window:
- a CDS encoding phosphoglycerate mutase/6-phosphofructo-2-kinase family — protein MDKNLEEKVIWLVRHAQAEHNVGPPGNHRRINQVGIKQWEALHNWLVDNPIPIDVIVCSPLRRTLQTMEISFKSYIHKELPVPIKISPLFEESGNWPCDCAMDLSSTEKLFPDYDFSSCYDDIYPLRRGLYGTTYDENYCRAQKPLKHLASLHEKNIVVVTHSVYLRFLLREQRPEDNMNFMPPEKVFRNCEIRKYNLCHTGFQWELIPLIDN, from the exons ATGgacaaaaatttggaagaaaaagttatttGGTTGGTTAGACATGCACAAGCTGAACACAACGTTGGGCCTCCAGGAAATCACCGT AGAATTAACCAAGTTGGTATAAAACAATGGGAAGCCCTTCATAATTGGTTGGTTGACAATCCAATTCCAATTGATGTAATAGTATGCTCTCCCTTGAGGCGTACGTTGCAAACGATGGAAATTTCGTTTAAAAGTTACATTCACAAAGAGCTACCAGTGCCTATAAAAATATCTCcactttttgaagaatctGGAAATTGGCCTTGCGACTGTGCAATGGATTTAAGTAGCACGGAAAAGCTTTTCCCTGATTATGATTTCAGTTCTTGCTACGATGATATATATCCACTGAGACGAGGATTATACGGAACTACTTATGATGAGAATTATTGTCGTGCTCAAAAACCGTTGAAACATTTAGCTAGTCTCCAtgagaaaaatattgtaGTTGTAACTCATAGCGTCTACCTTCGCTTTTTGCTGAGAGAGCAACGACCTGAAGATAATATGAACTTTATGCCTCCTGAAAAAGTGTTTAGAAATTGTGAAATCAGAAAATACAACCTCTGTCATACAGGTTTTCAATGGGAGTTAATCCCGCTTATAGACAATTAA
- a CDS encoding uncharacterized protein (Schizosaccharomyces pombe specific protein) yields MLCVRSSSSNLESDTYLSRYSTRASAGTGSTYGFGLAGDRGYSSDSSSSSSESKPSNNKNIDFIYNNNAESNLSEYLGKDIPEDLSGFRDTASAPDTQSDVRNCDSIRKYQSLSSAGSGSTYGYGAGGNRGFMDESNESPKEDYINQKKHSKLFLLLYRIFHLI; encoded by the exons atgTTATGCGTGC GTTCTTCATCCTCAAACCTTGAAAGTGACACATATCTTTCTCGCTATTCTACTCGTGCGTCTGCAGGCACGGGATCTACCTATGGATTCGGTTTAGCAGGTGACCGTGGATATTCATCAGATTCGTCGTCGTCAAGTAGTGAATCAAAACCATCtaacaataaaaacattgaCTTCATATACAATAATAATGCAGAATCCAATTTATCTGAGTACCTAGGGAAAGATATACCCGAGGACTTATCTGGTTTTCGTGATACAGCAAGCGCACCTGATACTCAATCAGATG TTAGAAATTGCGATTCAATAAGGAAATATCAATCACTATCTTCTGCTGGTAGTGGTTCTACGTATGGTTATGGAGCAGGAGGCAATCGTGGATTCATGGATGAATCCAATGAATCACCTAAAGAGGATTATATTAACCAGAAAAAACATTCTAAGctatttttacttttgtatcgaatttttcatttgatttaa
- the cmt2 gene encoding catechol O-methyltransferase 2 (O-methyltransferase, human COMT catechol homolog 2), translated as MFAQALHWLTTSKLRYALALPFLFFILYTKTKKSKEQELENYIFSLPREKLDQIRGKPDEVINVIDEYVEQGHFLMNIGKLKGKIISEKIQQVKPKVMIELGGYVGYSAILFGKQLTDPSAHYYSLEVNPKFAKIASKIIDLAGLSNKVTIIVGKATDSLVELRRSLPNVIPSFEYLDFVFIDHWKDLYVPDLRVMETLDLIGQGSIIAADNILRPGVPEYVKYVQGSLDYRKEYDSTVSNVNGPQFIGKWNIIYKSKTIKVDDGKREKDAVEITEYIEAK; from the coding sequence ATGTTTGCTCAAGCGCTCCATTGGTTAACCACTAGCAAATTACGTTATGCTTTAGCTCTCcctttcttattttttatactatacacaaaaactaaaaaatccAAGGAGCAGGAACTTGAgaattatatattttcaCTTCCCAGAGAAAAACTTGATCAGATACGCGGAAAACCAGATGAAGTTATAAATGTGATTGACGAGTATGTTGAGCAAGGTCATTTCCTGATGAATATAGGAAAgttaaaaggaaaaataataagtGAAAAGATTCAACAAGTGAAGCCAAAAGTCATGATAGAGTTAGGTGGTTACGTTGGTTATTCTGCTATTCTGTTTGGAAAACAACTGACTGATCCATCTGCTCATTATTATAGCTTGGAAGTCAATCCAAAGTTTGCTAAAATTGCGAGTAAAATAATCGATTTGGCTGGATTATCTAATAAAGTTACTATCATCGTTGGAAAGGCAACTGATTCGTTGGTTGAGCTCCGAAGGAGCCTACCGAATGTCATTCCAAGTTTCGAATACTtagattttgtttttattgatCACTGGAAAGATCTATACGTTCCTGATCTCAGGGTTATGGAGACGCTGGATTTGATAGGTCAAGGGAGCATTATTGCTGCAGATAACATTTTGCGACCAGGAGTACCTGAGTATGTTAAATACGTTCAAGGATCCTTAGACTATCGTAAAGAATATGACAGTACAGTTTCAAATGTCAACGGTCCTCAGTTTATTGGGAAGTGGAATATCATTTACAAATCGAAAACTATTAAAGTCGACGATGGGAAGCGAGAAAAAGACGCTGTCGAGATTACCGAATATATTGAAGCgaaatga